The following are encoded in a window of Acidobacteriota bacterium genomic DNA:
- a CDS encoding Uma2 family endonuclease encodes MTMPTAAATAPTTAATVPLKAPASYYDIVARLPEDTTVTFHNVSWEEYEELLTQVGEPAGLRLSFDKGTLCAMTLSAQHEKYVRFTERLVTAISLRLRLKILGFGSATMRKRPERVGKEPDACFYVQSADRLGPRIQLDFAVDPPPDLAVEIDIHHDSLDKFPIYVELGVPEIWRYDGRALTIYHLQRKRYVKRETSLALPLLTNKLLTEYLNRLQSEDEFQVLLAFDAWLAQTLDLRPQTVEPSVQAGSRKFTYS; translated from the coding sequence ATGACTATGCCAACTGCCGCCGCCACTGCGCCAACTACCGCCGCCACTGTGCCACTCAAAGCACCGGCCAGCTATTACGACATCGTCGCTCGGCTGCCCGAAGATACGACTGTCACCTTTCACAACGTGAGTTGGGAAGAGTACGAGGAACTGCTGACGCAAGTCGGCGAACCGGCGGGGCTGCGCCTCAGTTTTGACAAAGGAACGCTCTGCGCCATGACACTCTCTGCCCAACACGAAAAATACGTGCGCTTTACCGAAAGACTGGTAACCGCCATCAGTCTGCGGCTGCGCCTCAAGATACTCGGCTTCGGTTCAGCCACCATGCGCAAACGCCCCGAGCGCGTCGGCAAAGAACCGGATGCTTGCTTTTATGTGCAAAGCGCCGACCGGCTCGGCCCGCGCATTCAACTCGATTTCGCCGTTGACCCGCCGCCTGACCTCGCCGTCGAAATAGACATCCACCACGATTCGCTCGATAAATTTCCGATCTATGTCGAATTGGGTGTGCCTGAAATCTGGCGCTACGATGGCCGGGCGCTGACGATTTATCACTTGCAGCGCAAACGCTACGTCAAACGCGAAACCAGCCTGGCGCTGCCGCTGTTGACCAACAAACTGCTGACGGAATATCTGAACCGGTTGCAGTCCGAAGACGAATTCCAGGTGCTGCTCGCCTTTGATGCGTGGCTGGCTCAGACCTTAGACCTCAGACCTCAGACCGTTGAACCATCTGTCCAGGCCGGAAGCCGGAAGTTTACTTATTCGTAG
- a CDS encoding ABC transporter permease, with the protein MNVFWQDLRYGLRMLWKKPVFTLIAILTLALGIGANTAIFSVVNSILLRPLPYPEPERLVLINHDYPLIKLKASVSAFGYRHYRDNAKSFEHIVALSNNSYNLTGGGEPERLNAVNVTANFFPLLGAAAAQGRVFLQDEEQDGRNRVAVLSEAFWRRRFGGRADVLNQPITLNGENYTVIGIMPPSFGFGKEIGFSTDLWLPLTFPPAILTSDNLTNEFLFVLARLKNGTSFQQAQGELDGLADGLRAQYLQGATRQNWGLTMQPFNELIVGDIRTPLWILLGAVSLVLLIACANVANLLLARATERHKEIAIRLALGAGRGRVVRQLLTESVILAVIGGLLGLGLAAWGVDLLSKLEQLRVPRMQEIGLDARVLLFTLGVSLLTGVIFGLVPALQTTRADLHETLKEGGRQGASLSRGWLRSGFVVIETALALMLLVGAGLLLRSFWHLQQVSPGFEPQNLLTMNLSLPDYRYPEPQQRATFYQQALEQIRALPGVQSAGATSNLPLSGNNSSGSFRIEGRQVAQNESPPHGDRWAVTAGYFETMKIPLIRGRFFEQRDSADAPAVATPNVVAPASAAPSVAIIDEELAHKYWPNENPVGKRITFEGPRDNPKWREIVGIVGHVKHRSLEGESRVQYYLPHPQRAQAGMNLAIRTAGKPTDLTGAVRGVIAGLDHDLPVFRVNTMEQYVADSMTLRRFTMTLLGIFAVLALVLATVGLYGVLSYSVTQRSHEIGIRMALGARAGDVLQLVVRQGMVLAGSGIGLGLLGAFALTRVMKTLLFGVGAADPLTYLVIAGVLAGVALLACWLPARRATKVDPMIALRYE; encoded by the coding sequence ATGAATGTTTTCTGGCAAGACTTGCGTTATGGCCTGCGGATGTTGTGGAAGAAGCCCGTCTTTACCTTGATCGCCATCCTCACGTTGGCACTGGGCATCGGGGCGAATACGGCAATTTTCAGCGTGGTCAATTCGATTTTGCTGCGCCCGCTGCCTTACCCGGAGCCGGAACGGCTGGTGCTGATCAATCATGATTATCCGCTGATCAAGTTGAAAGCCTCGGTCTCGGCGTTTGGTTATCGCCACTACCGCGACAATGCCAAATCGTTCGAGCACATCGTGGCGTTGAGCAACAACAGCTACAACCTGACGGGCGGCGGTGAACCGGAGCGCCTCAATGCGGTCAACGTCACCGCCAATTTCTTCCCACTGCTGGGCGCGGCGGCGGCGCAAGGGCGCGTCTTTTTACAGGATGAAGAACAGGACGGGCGCAATCGCGTCGCGGTGTTGAGCGAAGCCTTTTGGCGGCGGCGGTTTGGCGGGCGCGCTGACGTGCTGAATCAGCCGATTACGCTCAACGGCGAAAATTACACGGTCATCGGCATCATGCCGCCGTCGTTCGGCTTCGGCAAAGAGATCGGCTTCAGCACCGACCTCTGGCTGCCGCTGACGTTTCCACCCGCTATTTTGACCTCGGACAATCTGACCAATGAATTTTTGTTCGTGCTGGCGCGGCTGAAAAACGGCACGAGCTTCCAGCAGGCACAAGGCGAATTGGACGGCCTCGCCGATGGCTTGCGCGCGCAATACCTGCAAGGCGCGACGCGCCAGAATTGGGGGCTGACGATGCAGCCGTTCAATGAATTGATTGTCGGCGACATTCGCACGCCGCTCTGGATTTTGTTGGGCGCGGTCAGTCTGGTCTTGCTCATCGCTTGTGCCAACGTCGCCAATCTGCTGCTGGCGCGCGCGACCGAACGCCACAAAGAGATTGCCATCCGCCTTGCGCTGGGTGCCGGGCGTGGCCGCGTTGTGCGCCAGTTGCTGACCGAAAGCGTCATCCTCGCGGTCATCGGCGGATTGTTGGGCCTGGGCCTCGCCGCTTGGGGCGTAGACCTGTTGAGCAAGCTGGAACAGTTGCGCGTGCCGCGTATGCAAGAGATCGGCTTGGACGCGCGCGTGCTGCTTTTCACGCTGGGCGTCTCGTTGTTGACGGGCGTGATCTTCGGTTTGGTGCCTGCCTTGCAAACGACGCGCGCTGATTTGCACGAGACGCTGAAAGAAGGTGGACGGCAGGGCGCGAGTCTGTCACGCGGCTGGTTGCGCAGCGGCTTCGTCGTGATCGAAACGGCGCTGGCGTTGATGCTGCTGGTCGGCGCGGGCTTGTTGCTGCGCAGCTTCTGGCATTTGCAGCAGGTGAGTCCGGGCTTTGAACCGCAAAATCTGTTGACCATGAATCTGTCGCTGCCCGATTACCGTTACCCCGAACCGCAACAGCGCGCGACCTTTTACCAACAGGCGCTCGAACAGATTCGCGCTTTGCCGGGCGTGCAATCCGCCGGGGCGACTTCGAATCTGCCGTTGAGCGGGAATAATTCCAGCGGCAGCTTCCGCATCGAGGGCCGCCAGGTCGCGCAAAACGAATCGCCGCCGCACGGCGACCGCTGGGCGGTGACGGCGGGCTATTTCGAAACGATGAAAATCCCGCTCATTCGTGGGCGCTTCTTCGAGCAACGTGATTCAGCCGATGCGCCCGCTGTGGCAACGCCCAACGTCGTCGCGCCAGCCTCGGCAGCCCCCAGTGTGGCAATCATTGATGAAGAGTTGGCGCACAAGTACTGGCCGAATGAAAACCCCGTCGGCAAGCGCATCACGTTTGAAGGGCCGCGCGACAATCCGAAATGGCGCGAAATCGTCGGCATCGTCGGCCACGTCAAACACCGCAGCCTCGAAGGTGAATCGCGTGTGCAGTATTACCTGCCGCATCCGCAACGCGCCCAGGCCGGCATGAATCTCGCCATTCGCACCGCCGGTAAACCGACCGATCTGACCGGCGCGGTGCGTGGCGTGATTGCCGGACTCGACCACGATCTGCCCGTCTTTCGCGTCAACACGATGGAACAATATGTTGCTGATTCGATGACCTTGCGCCGCTTCACCATGACGCTGCTCGGCATTTTCGCCGTGCTGGCCCTGGTGCTGGCGACGGTGGGCCTTTACGGCGTGTTGTCCTATTCGGTCACGCAACGTTCGCACGAAATCGGCATTCGCATGGCGCTGGGCGCGCGCGCCGGAGACGTGCTGCAATTAGTCGTGCGGCAAGGGATGGTGCTGGCCGGGTCGGGCATCGGCCTCGGCTTGCTGGGCGCGTTCGCACTGACGCGCGTGATGAAGACTCTGCTGTTTGGCGTGGGCGCGGCTGATCCGCTGACTTATCTGGTAATCGCTGGAGTGTTGGCGGGGGTAGCGTTGTTGGCGTGTTGGCTGCCCGCGCGGCGCGCGACCAAGGTAGACCCGATGATTGCATTGCGCTACGAATAA
- a CDS encoding alpha/beta hydrolase, protein MQEPNFQMIETNGIRLRTVVTGSGPLVILLHGWPQCWYLWRHQIAPLAAAGFQVAVPDQRGYGGSDKPEAIEAYNIIELTNDVAGLATALGHEQFYVVGHDWGAPVAWHTALLQPQRVRAVAGLSVPYSRWRAGTLTRQEFYGDNFWYMVYFQQPGVAEAELEADVRKSLRTIYFTVSGDNPPGQRGGRKPATAKFLDGMTDPAELPSWLTEADLDYYVAQYEQSGFRGPLNWYRNIDRNVALTPQLDAVETGRIQQPAFFIAGTLDPVLQFHGGRALAAMDKWLVDLRGKVLLEGAGHWVPMERPAEVTAALLDFLKSAA, encoded by the coding sequence ATGCAAGAACCCAACTTTCAAATGATCGAGACCAACGGCATCCGCCTCCGCACCGTCGTTACAGGCAGCGGCCCCCTCGTCATCCTGCTGCACGGTTGGCCGCAATGTTGGTATCTGTGGCGGCATCAAATCGCGCCGCTGGCCGCTGCTGGCTTTCAAGTCGCCGTGCCCGACCAACGCGGTTACGGCGGCAGTGACAAACCGGAAGCCATCGAAGCCTACAACATCATCGAATTGACCAACGATGTCGCGGGTTTGGCGACGGCGCTGGGGCACGAGCAGTTTTATGTCGTCGGACATGATTGGGGCGCGCCGGTGGCGTGGCATACGGCGCTGTTGCAGCCACAGCGTGTGCGGGCGGTGGCGGGCTTGAGCGTGCCGTATTCGCGTTGGCGCGCGGGCACGCTGACCCGGCAGGAATTTTACGGCGACAATTTCTGGTACATGGTTTATTTCCAGCAGCCCGGCGTGGCCGAAGCCGAACTCGAAGCTGATGTGCGCAAGAGTTTGCGCACGATCTATTTCACGGTCTCCGGCGACAATCCGCCCGGCCAACGCGGCGGGCGCAAACCCGCCACGGCAAAGTTTCTGGATGGCATGACCGATCCGGCTGAATTGCCAAGCTGGTTGACCGAGGCGGATTTGGATTATTACGTCGCCCAATACGAACAGAGCGGTTTTCGCGGGCCGTTGAATTGGTACCGCAACATTGACCGCAACGTCGCGCTGACGCCGCAACTCGATGCCGTTGAAACCGGACGGATTCAACAACCGGCATTTTTCATCGCGGGGACGCTCGATCCGGTGTTGCAATTCCACGGAGGCCGCGCGCTGGCGGCGATGGACAAATGGCTGGTGGATTTGCGCGGCAAAGTCTTGCTGGAAGGTGCCGGGCATTGGGTGCCAATGGAACGGCCTGCCGAAGTGACGGCGGCGCTGTTGGATTTTTTGAAATCGGCGGCTTGA
- a CDS encoding ABC transporter permease — protein sequence METFWQDLRFGWRRLSKAPGFTLIAVLTLALGIGANTAIFSVVYGVLLRALPYHDAERVFVANISPPDFRDLQAANHSFDKLALWASNQYNTTIGNETTQMLGAIVTPEFFPLLGQPSVGRAWTAAEEQQPLAVISYDLWQSRFGGRTEALGQIIKLYGEPHTIVGVMPPEFQYPTSKFKLWTTFGYAMTKAARQMENRDFRIFRVVAHLQPGVSPEQMRVETEALSQRLEQQYPDTNKGFVLRFRRLPDVLIGEVRQVLWVLLGTVGLVLLIACANVANLTLARTTARARELAIRAALGAGRSRVLRQLLTESLLLAVLGGALGVLLALWGIELLKQLNPGELPRLTTIGINAPVLLFTLAVSMLTGVVFGLAPAWQIGRANVNETLRAGGRGLAGESKGGRLRNSLVVVEIALSLVVLVGAGLLLRSFVQLTRMDAGFKPEQLLTANLGFVQIKDDARKIRLQRAALERIAQIPGVKVAAGSTGLPPITPQRGIRFAVEGLPNDNAAERGAYFIAVSPNLFQALGTSFYAGRDFTWRDDAQAARPIIINRTLATRLFPNQSALGHRLQLINPDQPKDWREIVGVVGDVHYDGLADTGEAALYVPFAQAPMMWNYLMIRTATAPDALRESIRQAVTALDPQLELADFKPMEALVAESVTQPRFYTQLLGAFALLALALAAVGIYGVISHGVAQRTHEIGIRMALGAQTRAVLRLVLGQGIKLALLGVALGTLASLWLTRLLANQLFKVSATDPLTFVGVALLLTLVALLACYVPARRAARVDPLIALRYE from the coding sequence ATGGAAACATTCTGGCAAGACCTGCGCTTTGGTTGGCGGCGCTTGAGCAAAGCGCCCGGCTTCACCTTGATCGCCGTGCTCACACTCGCGCTGGGCATCGGGGCGAACACCGCGATTTTCAGCGTCGTTTATGGCGTGCTGTTGCGCGCCTTGCCGTACCACGATGCCGAACGGGTTTTCGTCGCCAACATCTCGCCGCCCGACTTCCGCGATTTGCAGGCGGCCAATCACAGTTTCGATAAACTGGCGCTGTGGGCGTCGAATCAATACAACACGACCATCGGCAACGAGACGACGCAGATGTTGGGCGCGATTGTCACACCGGAATTCTTCCCCTTGCTGGGTCAACCTAGCGTGGGGCGTGCCTGGACGGCTGCCGAAGAGCAACAGCCGTTGGCCGTCATCAGCTATGACCTCTGGCAAAGCCGCTTTGGTGGACGCACAGAAGCGCTTGGCCAAATCATCAAACTTTACGGCGAACCGCACACTATCGTCGGTGTGATGCCGCCGGAGTTTCAATATCCGACCAGCAAATTCAAACTCTGGACGACCTTTGGGTATGCCATGACCAAAGCCGCGCGGCAGATGGAAAACCGCGACTTCCGCATCTTCCGCGTAGTCGCTCATCTGCAACCCGGCGTCTCGCCTGAACAGATGCGCGTTGAAACCGAAGCCCTGTCGCAACGCCTGGAACAGCAATATCCCGACACCAACAAAGGCTTCGTGCTGCGCTTCCGCCGGTTGCCGGACGTCTTGATTGGCGAGGTGCGCCAAGTGCTCTGGGTTTTGCTGGGCACCGTCGGATTGGTGTTGCTGATTGCGTGCGCCAATGTCGCCAACCTGACGCTGGCGCGCACGACAGCCCGCGCGCGTGAACTGGCGATTCGTGCGGCGTTGGGCGCAGGACGCAGTCGAGTGTTGCGGCAATTGTTGACCGAGAGCCTCCTGCTCGCCGTGTTGGGCGGCGCGCTGGGCGTCTTGCTGGCGCTGTGGGGTATCGAATTGCTCAAACAACTCAACCCCGGCGAGCTGCCGCGCCTGACGACGATTGGCATCAATGCGCCGGTGTTGCTGTTCACGTTGGCCGTCTCGATGTTGACCGGCGTGGTCTTTGGTCTAGCGCCAGCCTGGCAAATCGGGCGGGCGAATGTGAATGAGACCTTGCGCGCGGGCGGGCGCGGTTTGGCGGGCGAAAGCAAAGGCGGACGTTTGCGCAACAGTTTGGTCGTGGTCGAAATCGCTCTGTCGCTGGTGGTGCTGGTGGGCGCGGGCTTGCTCTTGCGCAGCTTTGTGCAACTGACGCGCATGGATGCCGGTTTCAAACCCGAGCAGTTGTTGACCGCGAATCTAGGCTTTGTGCAAATCAAAGACGATGCGCGCAAAATCCGTTTGCAGCGCGCGGCGCTCGAACGGATCGCGCAAATCCCTGGTGTCAAAGTCGCGGCTGGCAGTACCGGCTTGCCGCCGATTACGCCGCAACGCGGAATTCGTTTTGCCGTCGAAGGGCTGCCCAACGACAACGCCGCCGAACGCGGGGCCTATTTCATCGCCGTCAGTCCAAACCTTTTCCAAGCGTTGGGCACGTCCTTTTACGCAGGCCGCGATTTCACCTGGCGCGATGACGCCCAGGCGGCCAGACCCATCATCATCAATCGCACGCTGGCTACGCGCCTCTTCCCGAATCAGAGCGCGTTGGGCCACCGCCTGCAATTGATCAATCCCGACCAGCCCAAGGATTGGCGCGAGATCGTCGGCGTCGTGGGCGATGTGCATTACGACGGCTTGGCCGACACGGGCGAAGCCGCCTTGTATGTGCCTTTCGCACAAGCCCCGATGATGTGGAATTACCTGATGATCCGCACGGCCACCGCGCCAGACGCTTTGCGCGAAAGCATTCGCCAAGCTGTGACGGCGCTCGATCCGCAACTGGAACTCGCCGATTTCAAACCGATGGAAGCGCTGGTGGCCGAATCGGTCACGCAGCCACGTTTTTACACACAACTGCTTGGCGCGTTTGCGCTGCTGGCGCTGGCCCTGGCGGCAGTCGGCATTTACGGCGTGATTTCCCACGGCGTCGCGCAACGCACCCACGAAATCGGCATTCGCATGGCGCTGGGCGCACAAACCCGCGCTGTGTTGCGACTGGTGTTGGGGCAGGGCATCAAGCTGGCTTTGTTGGGCGTCGCGCTGGGAACGCTGGCTTCGTTATGGCTGACGCGCTTGCTGGCCAATCAATTGTTCAAGGTCAGCGCGACCGATCCGCTGACCTTCGTTGGCGTCGCGCTGTTGCTGACGCTGGTGGCGTTGCTGGCGTGTTACGTCCCGGCACGGCGGGCGGCGCGCGTTGATCCATTGATCGCGTTGCGTTACGAATAG
- a CDS encoding ABC transporter permease, translating into MNTFWQDVRYGWRTLLKTPGFTLIAIATLALGIGANTALFSVINAVLLRPLPYAQPERLVAVRSTDERGNSTSGFASTWPDFVDWRARQTTFEGLAAYSNRSFTLTGMGEAVRLNGVLITSNLLTLLRTAPQLGRQFTPEEEQPGAHSVILSHGLWQSRFNGDPQIAGRTLLLGGVNFTVVGVMPQGFRFPVTGETAELWISAGLEGEGRVPRFVQRGNHWIDVLGRLKPGVTLAQAQAEMSRIGEQLAKQYPDTNNSVGVITVPFMKFIVGDVSAALWTLFAAVGCVLLIACANVANLALARAATRQREIAVRAALGAQRSRVLRQLLTESMLLAIGGGLLGALLALWGTEALLKLVPPGLPRVAETTLDWSVLGFTLLVSLLTGVLFGLAPAWQMGQTIKTGLTTALKDGARGAGDSVSGSRLRNTLVVAQVALAFCLLLAAGLLLNSFWRLQQVKPGFDPHNLLSFRLRLPDALYKEPQQVSDFYAHLTERLKALPGVTQASASFTLPLSGNNADVGLAIEGEPSDPNRPFPYDTNLRIVQPGFFRTLGIELLQGRDFDARDKRGATDVVIVNETLARRNFPNQNPLGRRIQPSIGDDRGMPWREIIGVVRDVRHASLGEPSGAECYLAHTQIPQAGMSVALRTTNEPHALVAAVRNEVRALDAELPVFEIKTFEEYLSEAVAQPRFTTLLLSLFGVTALLLTAIGLYGVLAYSVTQRTREIGVRLALGAQPRAVVTLILKRGVTLTLLGIGLGAGASLLLTKLLKDFLFEVSATDPLTFAAIAVLLLSVALFACFIPARRATKVDPLVALRYE; encoded by the coding sequence ATGAATACTTTTTGGCAGGATGTCCGCTATGGCTGGCGCACGTTGCTGAAAACGCCGGGCTTTACCTTGATCGCCATCGCCACACTCGCGCTGGGCATTGGCGCGAATACGGCGCTGTTCAGCGTCATCAACGCCGTGCTCTTGCGCCCGCTACCCTATGCCCAACCGGAGCGCCTGGTCGCGGTACGCAGCACCGATGAACGCGGCAACAGCACGAGCGGCTTCGCTTCGACTTGGCCCGATTTCGTGGATTGGCGCGCGCGGCAAACGACGTTTGAAGGGCTGGCAGCATACAGCAACCGCAGTTTTACCCTCACAGGCATGGGCGAGGCCGTGCGCTTGAACGGCGTGTTGATTACGTCGAATCTGCTCACGCTGTTGCGCACTGCACCGCAATTGGGCCGCCAATTTACGCCCGAAGAGGAACAGCCTGGCGCACACTCCGTCATCCTGAGCCACGGCCTCTGGCAAAGCCGCTTCAACGGCGATCCGCAAATCGCCGGGCGCACGTTGTTGTTGGGCGGCGTCAACTTCACTGTTGTCGGCGTCATGCCGCAGGGCTTTCGTTTTCCAGTCACGGGCGAAACCGCCGAATTGTGGATCAGCGCCGGGCTGGAAGGCGAAGGCCGCGTGCCGCGTTTTGTGCAACGCGGCAATCACTGGATTGATGTGCTCGGGCGGCTCAAACCCGGCGTCACGCTGGCGCAAGCCCAGGCCGAGATGAGCCGCATCGGCGAGCAGTTAGCCAAGCAATATCCCGACACCAATAACAGTGTCGGCGTAATCACAGTGCCTTTCATGAAATTCATCGTCGGTGATGTCAGCGCGGCGTTGTGGACGCTGTTCGCCGCCGTCGGCTGTGTCTTGCTGATCGCCTGCGCCAACGTCGCGAATCTGGCGCTGGCCCGCGCGGCCACACGCCAACGCGAAATCGCCGTGCGGGCGGCACTCGGCGCGCAACGCAGCCGCGTGCTGCGGCAATTGCTGACCGAAAGTATGTTATTGGCAATCGGCGGCGGCTTGCTCGGCGCATTGCTGGCGTTATGGGGCACTGAGGCATTGCTGAAACTCGTGCCGCCGGGTTTGCCGCGCGTCGCCGAGACCACGCTGGATTGGAGCGTGCTCGGTTTCACCTTGCTGGTTTCGCTGTTGACCGGTGTGCTGTTTGGCCTCGCCCCGGCCTGGCAGATGGGCCAAACGATCAAGACCGGCTTGACCACGGCGTTGAAAGACGGCGCGCGTGGCGCGGGCGACAGTGTCAGCGGCAGCCGTTTGCGCAACACGCTGGTCGTCGCCCAGGTTGCGCTGGCCTTTTGTTTATTGCTGGCCGCTGGTTTGTTGCTCAACAGCTTCTGGCGCTTGCAACAGGTCAAACCGGGCTTCGATCCGCACAACCTGCTCAGCTTCCGTTTGCGCCTGCCCGATGCGCTCTACAAAGAACCGCAGCAAGTCAGCGATTTTTATGCGCACCTGACTGAACGCCTCAAAGCCCTGCCCGGTGTGACACAAGCCAGCGCGAGTTTTACCCTGCCGCTCAGCGGCAACAACGCCGATGTCGGACTGGCGATTGAAGGCGAACCGAGCGACCCGAATCGGCCCTTCCCATACGATACCAACCTGCGCATCGTGCAACCGGGCTTCTTTCGCACGCTGGGCATCGAGTTGCTGCAAGGCCGCGATTTCGACGCCCGCGATAAGCGCGGCGCGACCGACGTCGTCATCGTCAACGAAACCCTGGCGCGCCGGAACTTCCCCAACCAAAACCCGCTGGGCCGCCGCATTCAACCCAGCATAGGCGACGACCGCGGCATGCCCTGGCGCGAAATCATCGGCGTCGTGCGCGATGTGCGCCACGCCAGCCTGGGTGAGCCTTCTGGCGCGGAATGCTATCTGGCCCACACGCAAATCCCGCAAGCAGGCATGAGCGTCGCCCTGCGCACGACCAACGAGCCGCACGCACTGGTCGCCGCCGTGCGCAATGAAGTGCGCGCGCTCGACGCCGAGCTGCCCGTCTTTGAGATCAAAACCTTTGAGGAATATCTGTCTGAAGCGGTCGCGCAACCGCGCTTCACGACCTTGCTGCTGTCGCTCTTTGGCGTCACCGCCTTGTTGCTGACGGCGATTGGTCTGTACGGCGTATTGGCTTACAGCGTGACGCAACGCACGCGCGAAATCGGCGTGCGGCTGGCGCTGGGCGCGCAACCGCGCGCTGTTGTCACGCTGATTCTCAAACGCGGCGTGACGCTGACGCTGCTTGGCATCGGATTGGGTGCAGGAGCGTCATTGCTGCTCACCAAGCTGCTGAAAGATTTCCTGTTCGAGGTAAGCGCCACCGACCCGCTGACATTTGCGGCCATCGCAGTGTTGCTGCTGTCCGTCGCGCTGTTCGCCTGTTTTATTCCCGCACGGCGCGCGACCAAAGTAGACCCGTTGGTAGCGTTGCGGTATGAATAG